CACCGCGCGCCATCCGTTCGTGGACGTGGAGACGCCCGAGGGCGAGCTGGCCGTCATCCACCATCCGCCGGTGTCGCCGCACGTGCTCAACCCGAGGGTGCCGTGGGCGTTGAGCGAGCTGTGCTCGCGGCTGTTGTCCAAGCAGCCCTGGCGGCGCGGCACCGCGGGCACCTGGTGCTCGGTGCTGGAGGCGGAGCTCGTGTCGGCGGACGGCGCGTGGGACGCGCCGCTGTTCCCCGACGTGGCGGAGGTGCCCGAAGACGGACAGGGAGTCCGGCCTCCATCGAGGGGCCGGCGCGGGGCGGCCAGCTCCGGTGGCCTGCCCGCGTATCAGCCGACGTCCGCCGCCGAGCCAGCAGCGCCCCAGCTCGTCGTCCGGGCACGGCCCGCGGCGAGGACGGCGCACGGGCGAGGATTTCCGCGCGTCATGCTCGCGGTGGGCATGGGCGCGTGTCTGGTGGGCGGCGCGTGCTGGGCCCGGCGCGCGCAGCCGTCGGAGTTCCCGGCGGCGCCGGACAGCCGCGCCCCACAGGCTCCGCGCGCGCGGTGACACGCACCCGGTGGGCCCTCCATGCGTGCGTGCCCGCATCGCACCTCGCGCGCCCACCCGCGCCGCCGCTCTCTGACATCCGCGCAAGCTTCCACCGCCCAACGGTGGTGCCGACGCGGGGGCGCGCCGCCGTCGACTACCCACCTGGAAGGGCTTTGGCCCCCGCGTCAGACGACATCGGCTCCTTGCCCGGGCCGTCCCGGCGGTGTTGACTGGGAGCGTCCACCCCGTCCCCGCGCTCTTCGTGGGCTGGACACCTGACGCTGGGATTGCGACGTGATGACGCTACGAGCCAGGGTGCTGTTGATGTCGGCGGTGGCGCAGCGGCGAGGCACGCTGCGACGCGCCTTCCTGGCCCGTCAGGGGATGCCGTCCGGCCCGGAAGCTTCCACCACGACGAGCGCGCGCGAGGCCTCGGAGGCGGGACGACGTCTGGAGGAGACGGTGCGCGAGCGCACCGCGGAGCTCGAGGCCGCCAACGCCAAGCTGTCGCGCAGCCTGGAGCAGCTCCACGCCACCCAGGCCCAGCTGCTCTTCGCCGACCGGCTCATCGCCCTGGGCCGCATCGCCGCGGGCGTGGGCCACGAAATCAACAACCCCCTCGCCTTCATCCTCAGCAACCTGGAGTACATCCACCAGGAGCTCCAGCAGAAGGAGCAGCTGCCCGAGCGGGAGCGCCAGGAGGTGCTCGAGGCGCTCGCGGAGACGCGCGACGGCGCCGAGCGCATCCGCCTCATCGTGCGGGACCTGCAGACGCTCTCGCGCTCCGAGGACGTGGGCAGCGGCCCGTCGGACGTGGGCGCGGTGGTGCGCACCGCGGCCAAGATGGCCATGCACGAGCTGCGGCACCGCGCGCGCCTGGTCGTCGAGTGCGACGGCGTGCCCCCGGTGCAGGGCAACGGCGCGCGGCTGGGTCAGGTGTTCCTGAACCTGCTGCTCAACGCGGCGCAGGCCATCGTCCCTGGCCAGGTGGAGCTCAACGAGGTGCGCGTCGTCGCGAGCGAGGCCATGCCCGGCCGCGTCGTCGCGGTGGAGGTGCGCGACACCGGCTGCGGCATCTCCCCCGAGCACCGCGAGCGCATCTTCGACCCCTTCTTCACCACCAAGCCCCTGGGCGTGGGCACCGGCCTGGGGCTCGCCGTCTGCCACGGCATCGTCACCTCGCTGGGCGGCACCCTCACGCTGGAGAGCGCGCCCGGCCGGGGCAGCATCTTCCGCGTCACCCTGCCCGTGGCCGGCGCCTTCGCCCAGCCCCCACGTCAACTGGACGCGGCGCTCTGACCACCTGGCTGTCGTAGGGCGTCATGCCCTCCATCGGCGGCGCGTACAGGTGCAGCGACACCGCGCCCCGACGCGACGAGTTGTGCACGCGGTGGATGGTGTCGGACTGTTCGATCATCAAGTCGCCCTCGTGGGCGCGCTCGACGACGGCCGGCAGCAGCCGGTCTCCGGCCCAGTCGTAACGCGTCTCGTCCAGGCTCCCTTGCACGAGCAGCGACACGCCGGCGCTCCCTCCATGGTCATGCACGAGCGAGCCCTGCCCCGGCATCCAGCACACGAGCAAGAGCTCACACGCGTCCGTCTTCGCCAGCGTCGTGCGCACGTAGCGCTCGTCGTCGAACCGGACGAGCGAGCCCAAGAGCCCCCAGTCGGGGCGGCTGTCGCGAAGCCGCTCCACCAGCCACGTCAGCGACGGGACGGCGTCTGGGCCCTCTGGCAGTGACCAGCCGAGCAGGCTCTTCATGTCCGGGACCTCACGGTCCCAATCTCCTGAGGTGGAGCGCTCTCGCATGGGTCCTCCCGGGATGTGCGTGGGAGTGTGGACACGCCCTCGGACCCTGACCAGGGGTTGCCATCCGATTGTCCACACCGCCAGCGTGGATGCCGTCACGCGCAGGCGGACATAGGATTGCGGCGTGCAAGGACACAGCAGCCCATGGGATGTGGCCATCGTCGGGGGCGGGGCCAGCGGAACACTGTTGGCCATCCACCTCCTGAAGCAGGCACGCGCGCCACTGCGGGTGCTGCTGTTGGAGCGTGGGCGGAGCGTGGGCCAGGGGCTCGCCTACTCGACCCGCAGCCAGCGTCACCTGCTCAACGTCCCCGCCGCGCGCATGGGCGCCTTCATGGAGGACCCGGAGCACTTCCTGCGCGCCGTGCGGCGACAGGCGCCCGACACGGCGCCCGGAGACTTCGTCCCCCGGCAGCGCTACGGCCAGTACCTGGCGGAGGTGCTGGAGGAGACCCGCGCGCGCGCGGCCGCCGGGGTGCGGCTGGAGACGCGGTCCGCGCAGGTGGTCTCGGTGCGCGAGCACGGCGGCCTGGCGACGCTGACGACCGATGACGGCGCGGAGCACGTCGCGCGCAGGGCGGTGCTGGCGCTGGGCAACGCGAGCCCCGCGGACCTCCGGGTGGAGGACGGCGGGCTGTACGCGAGCCCCCACTACCACCGGTCTCCCTGGGTCCACGACGCGCTCGGCGGCATCGGCGCGGGTGACGCGGTGCTGCTCATCGGCACGGGGCTCACCATGGTGGACGCGGTGCTGTCACTGGAGGAGCAGGGCCACACCGGCCCCCTGTACGCGCTGTCGAGGCACGGGCTGCTGCCCCACCGGCACGTGCGCGCCTCCTCGGGGACGTACGACTCGCCCGGCATCCGCGACGTGCTGCGCGCGCTGCGGCGCGAGGGCTTGAGGCCCCAGGACGACTCCACGGCGCACCCCATCCCCGTGCGCGTGCGCGCGCTGCTCCGGGTGCTGCGGCGCGAGGTGCGCCGGGCCACGGACGCGGGCGCGAGCTGGCGCGCGGTGGTGGACGCGCTCCGGCCGGTGACGGTGCCCCTGTGGCAGCGGCTGTCGGACGTGGAGCGGCGGCGCTTCCTGCGCCACCTGCGCTCCTACTGGGATGTCCACCGCCACCGGATGGCGCCCGGCGTCGCCGACGGGCTCGAGCAGCTGATGACCCAGGGGCGGCTGACGGTGCGCGCGGCCCGGGTGCGCGGCTTCCGGCTGGACGACTCCGGCACGGTCCACGCGCGAATCCTCCCCCGGGGCGAGGGCCGCGAGGAGCACCTCCAGGTCCGCCACGTGGTGAACTGCACCGGCCCCGAGGGCACCCTCACCCGCCACGGCCACCCGCTGCTCAAGCGCCTCGCGGACGAGGGGCGGCTGCGCCCGGACGCGCTGGGCCTGGGCCTGGACACCGACAGCCACGGCGCCCTGCTGGACTCGAACGGGCACGCCGGAGGGCTGCTCTACACCCTGGGGCCCCTGCGCCGGGGCGCGCTGTGGGAAACCACCGCCGTGCCGGAGATTCGTGCCCAGGCCCGCGGGCTCGCGGACCACCTGCTGGGCCGACTGAGTCATGGCCTCCTGCCCCCCCGCCGCAGCGCCGGCTGACCCGCTGGCCGGACCCAGGCCCCCTGTCCTGGACGGCGAGTGAAGTCACGGAAGGATGACGCGGCGAGTCCCCCGCGCGGGGGTTTCATGCGAGGCTCCGCCCGCCGGACTCCCCCTCATGGCCCTCCACCGTCCCCTCTACACCCTCGCTGGCGGCGCACTCGCCGTCCTCCTCGCCTGCGGGGGCGGGCTGGCGTACGTGAAGCTGCGCACGGGCCCCCTGGAGGAGCGGCTGGTGCGGGAGGTGGGGGAGCTGTCGCGCACGAGCTACGCGCGTCCCTCGCACGTGAGTCCGTCGGTGCCGGGCTGCTTCGCGCGCCACCTGGAGCCACTGCTCGAACCCGTGCTGCAGCTGTATCAGGAGCAACAGAAGTCACAGGGAAACTCGGCGCGGTGCCAGCCGTGCCGGGACGTGGCGGACGGGAAGCTGCCCACGTCCGCGCTGACGCAGGGCTGTGAGCAGGCGTTGGAGCGGGCCCGGCCGTTGCTCGCGAGCGTGCTGCTGGCGACGCACGCGGAGGTGGGCGGACTGCCCGAGCGCCTGGGAGCGCTGGCGCCCCTCACCCCCGCCCGCGCCAACGGCCGCTTCGCGCTGATGTACGTGGTGCATCTGGCCGCATTGGAGACCCGGGTGCGGCTGTCCCAGGGACAGGCCTCGGCGGCGCTGGATGTCTGCCTGGACGGGCTGGCGCTCAGTCGGGAACTGGAGCTGGGTGGAGGCATGGAGGGGCAGCTGCTCTCCGCCACGGGCCACGGCGTGCTCTATCACCCGTGCGCGGACGCGCTGGACGCCGCGCCGCTGGAGCGCAAGCGGTTGGCGATTTCCCAGCTGGCGCGCCTGGCGGATGGCTACGCGCCCTTCTCCGTCACGCTGCGACAGGAGTCGGTGCTGTTGCAGCTGGTCCACTTCCGGCCGCTGCTCTCCGCGCAGACGCTGGAGCGGCTGCCGCCGGGGAGTCAGGACATCGCCCCGCCGGAGCTGCTGGGGCTCGGGACTCCGGATGACAACGCGCTGACGGCCCGGCGCGCGTGGTGGCAGTTGGTGGAGGGCTTCGACGCGCTGACGGCCGCCGCGGACCTGCCCACGGGGGCGCGCAGGCGCGCGTTCGCGCTGCTGGAGCTGGGCACGCTCAGCCTCCATGGCCCGGACGTCGTCACCTATGGCGAGTACGCGGAGCGATTGGATTTGCGCCGGCTGCAGCACGACGCGCTCGTCACCCTGGCGGAGGTGGACCTGGCGCGCGCCGAGCGAGGCCACTGGCCGGACTCGCCGCCCCGCCACAAGGACTCCTCCTTCGTGCTGGAGCCGTTGGGCCCCACCGAGGCCCGGCTGCGTCCCTGCTCGCGCGCGTATTCGGCGCAGGGCCTGCGCGTGACGGCGGACCTCGCGCGACAACCAGGGCCCTGACGCACGGCGTCCATCCCAGCCTCCCAGGACTGCAGGCGAGCAGACCCCGGTCAGCGACCTGTCCGGTGGGTGTGCCAGGGCTACCTTGCTTGAGGACGCCGAGCCAGAGCCCTGGAGGGGGAGATGAGTCCACCACACGTACGTCGCGCGGCGTCAGGCGCGCACGGGCCCCGACGCGCGGAGCTGGCGCGATGAGGGCGGGCCGCTTCGTCGCGGACCTCGACTCGTCGGCCGCGCTGCTGCGGGCGCTCGCGGCCTTCCTGCACGGCCGGGACGCCCCCGCGCTGGGCGCCCACCGCCACACCCATCCGCTGTTCGAAGCGCTCGTGCCCGCCGTCAACCGCCTGTCGGTGCCGCTGCGCGAGAGCGCGTGGGTGCGCGGCGCGCTGGCGGAGGCGCTGACGCCGAAGGCCCTCGCACGCTTCGACGCGGAGTCCCTCGCGCGCTGGGTGGTGAGCCGCTACCCGCGACGCCGCTACCCGGCGGCGGTGGTCGGCGCCACCAACGGCGCGCTCGTCCACCTGTGCGCGGCGCTGGGAATCCCCTGGCTGCCGCAGACGCATCTGCTGTCCGTGCGCCATGACGGACAGGTGCCCGTGGACGAGCCGATGAAGACGCTCGGCTTCGCGCGAGAGCCCGCACGCCGACTGCTCGAGTCCCATCCGGACCTGCAGCTCCACCACACCCACGACGCCAACCACGACCGGCTCCTCCTGCAGGGGCTGACACACTTCCGGGTGAAGCGACGCGGACTGAGCCCCGCGTACCTCCGCTTCCTGGAGCAGTCCCTGGAGCCCGGCGCCACCCTCTTCGTGTCCGAGTGCGAGCTGCGCTGGCCCACGCTCCAACAGGGCGAGCGGCACGTCTTCCAGCAAGGCTCGCTCGGCGGCGCGAGCCCGGACGAGTACTACCTGGGCGGCCCCCGCGTGGAGGCGTACCTGCGCAAACAAGGCGCGTCCTTGACGCGCTGGCCGTCGCCACCGCCAGACAGCGACAGCCCCGAGGCGGAGTGGGGCTTCGAGCCCGCCCTGCGCGACGACTTGCTGCGCCTCGCGCGCAAGCAGCGCTGGCGACTCAAGCGCATCGTCTACCCGGAGCCGGAAGCGCTCAGCCCGCTGGTGGCGGACCTGTATCGGCACTGGTACCGCGAGCGGCGGGTGCCCTCGGGCAAGCTGCTGGCGGAGTGCTCCATCCTGCTGGAGCCCTGGTGGACGCTGCGCACCGGCGCCGTGCCGTTCTGGATGGTGCTCAACACACGGCCTTCCGCGCGCGCGCTCGAGCGCTACCTGGACCGCTCCGCGCCGTGGGACGCGATGTACCTGACGCTCTGCTCGCGCGGCGTGGAGTCCATCGGACTGGCGACGATGGAGCACTGGCGCGAGCTGTTGTCGCGAGGCCGCACCCAGGGCCAGCTCCTCGGCGTGGACGAGCGCGAGTACCCGCGCGACTTCGCATCCTTCGTGCGCTACCACCCGGCGATGCGGAGCGCGTTCTCCGCGCATCACTCCACCCGTGAGCGACTGCGGCCCGAGCGACTGGACGCGTTCCTTGGCCAGCACGGCGAGCGCTACGCGGTGCAATGGCTGGAGGCGGACGTGCGCCCGCGCCACCAGAGCGCGGGCGCGACCGCCTCCTGGTTCCAGTGAAGACGACTCAGGCGGCCGACACCGCCACCTCGCCGAGTCCCTCGACGACGAGCTTCACCCGGTCTCCGGGCTGGAACATGTGGGCGACCGTCGCCGCGCCCGCCAGGACGATGCTCCCCGCGGGCAGCACCTGTCCGCGCTTCGCGAGCAGCTCGCACAGCTGCACCAGCGACAGCACGGGGTCGCCGGAGATGGCGTCCGAGCGGGCCGAGTGCGCCAGCGCGTCGTTCACGAACATCTTCATCTCCAGCCGCGTCAAATCCATCGCGCGCGGCGGGTGCTCCTGGGTCCCCAGGACGAAGAGCGACGACGACGCGTTGTCCGCCACCACGTCCGGCAGGGAGAAGTACTTGAAGTCGCGGTAGCGCGAGTCGAGGATCTCCATCGCCACGAACACGGACTCACACGCATCCAGCGCCTCGTCGCGCGTCACGGTGCCCTTGAGCTCGCGCGCGGTGCGGAAGGCGATCTCCGGCTCGATTTTCGGGTGGATGCCCTGGGCGAGCGACACCACGCCCTCCGCCAGCACGCGCATCTTGTCCGTGAGGACGCCGTACACGGGCGAGTCCAGGTTCATCTGCCGGCGCTTGGCCTCGGACGTCAGGCCCATCTTCAGGCCCACCAGTCGCTCACCCGCCGCGAGCCGCAGCTTCAGGCCCTCCTCCTGGATGGCGTACGCGTCCGGCACGGACAGCGTGGGCAGCTCGTTGGTGAGGGGCGGCACCTCCCGCCGCTCCAGCCTCGCGTCGTCCAGTCGTCGGGCCAGCTCCGCGGGGTTCACAGTCCCAGTCATCGCATCCCTCTCCGAGTCTCCGGCGCGAACGGAAAGGGGGCGCCGGGGGGCGCGCAGCAGAGCAGCTTTCGCGGTGTCGGGCGAGGGTTGCTCGCATCCGCCATCACCGGGGTATAAGCCCGAGGACCCGGGAAGGGGGGTGGCTTCCGGGCTGGCATCGAGCGGTCGCCATGCGGCATCACCCCGACGAGACCTCCCGGCCGGGGCGGGCTCCACCGAAGCAAGGACTCGACTTCATGCGATACTCTTGGCTCTTCGCGGCAGTGCTGCTTCCCTCCTCCATCGCGCTGGCGGATGACCGCGGCCGACACACCCACGACGGCTTCTACCTGCGCGGTCAGCTGGGCCTGGGCTACACGAACTCGGCCGCCGTGGGTCAGGGCGTGGACCTGGCCCTCAAGGGCGGCGCGGGCACGCTCAACCTGGAGCTGGGCTTCGCGCCCATCAACAACTTCATCATCTACGGCAAGCTGTTCGGCACCTCCACGCCCAACCCGGACATCGAGGTGGATGGCACCACCATCGAGGGGGACGAGGACGACGACGTGGCCAGCAACTACGCGGCCCTCGGCGTGGGGCTCGCGTACTACTTCATGCCCGCCAACTTCTACCTGTCCGGCGCGGTGGTGGCCAACCAGCTCAGCGCCTCGTACGGCGGTGAGACGGAGGCGCAGACGGACACCGGCGTGGGCCTGCACGTGGGCCTGGGCAAGGAGTGGTGGGTGAGCGAGAACTGGGGCGTGGGCATCGGCGCGGAGCTGGCGCTGGGCCGCATCCGCAGCGGCGGCAACGACGACTGGAACGTCACCCACTTCTCGCTGATGTTCACCGCGACCTACAACTGAAGCGGGGTCGCGCGCCGGGCCGTGACGCCTCCTCGAACCGAGGGGCTCACGGCCCGAGCCGCATGAGGCGCTCAGCCCTGCTGGTTGAGCCCGGCGACCATGGCGCGCACGGCGGCGCGCGGGCTCAGGCGCACCATGAAGGCCGCGAAGCCGTTGAGCACGCCGTGGATGGCCAGCACGCTGCCGCGCATCATCTGCGCATACGCGTGCTCCACCACGTCCGGGGCCTTGGCCACGCCGGTGCGCTGGAACAGGCGGGTCTTGTCGTTGCCCGCGCGCTGGGCGAACTCGGTGTGCGTCGCGCCGGGGCAGTGGCACGTCACCGTCACGCCCGTGCCCTTCAGCTCGTACGAGAGCGCCTCCGACAGCGACACGACGAAGGCCTTGGTCGCGTAGTACGTGGCCATGTAGGGCCCGGGCTGGAAGCCGGCGGTGGAGGCCACGTTGAGGATGCGGCCGCGGCCGCGCTCGCGCATGGGCCGGGCGAACAGGTGCGTGAGCTTCAGCAGCGCGGTGCAGTTCACCTCCACCATCTCCCCCTCGCGCTTCACGTCCTGGTCCAGGAAGGGGCCCGCGGAGCCGAAGCCCGCGTTGTTGACCAGGAAGTCCACCGCGAGGCCGCGCTCGGACACCTGCGCGAAGAGCTGCTCGGGCGCCTCCGGCCGCGTCAAATCCGCGGGCAGCACGTGGGCCGTCACCCCGTGCTCCTTCTGGAGCGTCGCGGCGAGCGCCTCCAGGCGCTCGGCACTGCGGGCGACCAGGATGACGTCGTGTCCGTCCCGAGCGAAGCGCCGCGCGAACTGCTCACCCAACCCCGCCGATGCTCCGGTGATGAGGGCCACCTTGCGTGACATGTTGTTTCCTCCCGAGGCGTTTATAGCCGAGCGGGAGCGGGACGCACGTCAGGTGCTTTCGCGTCGGGGCAGGGTCACCTCGAAGTGGCTGCCCTGCTCCGGCTCGCTCGACACCTGGATGGTGCCGCCGTGGGCCTCGACGATTTGCCGGGTGACGTAGAGCCCCAGCCCGAGTCCACCGTAGTGGCGCTCGCTGACGGCGCGGCCGAAGCGCTCGAAGATGTGGGACTGGTACTCACGCGCGATGCCGATGCCGGCGTCCTCCACGCGCACCACCACGTCGTCCCCCGCGTCGCGCAGCGCCAGGCGCACCGGCTGACCCGCGCCGTACTTCAGCGCGTTGGCGAGCAGGTGCGTCAACACCTGCTCCAGCCGGAGGCGGTCCCAACGCCCCGTCACGTCCCCCCGCGTGGTGAGCGACACCTCGCTACCGGCTTGACTCGCGGCGAGCGACAGGCGCGCCATCACCTCGCGCGCCAGCACCTCCAGGTCCACGTCCTCACGGTGCAGCGACAGCCGCCCGCTGGACATGCGCGACACTTCGAGCAGCCCGTGCACCAGCCCCGACAGCTTGTCCACCTGGCGCTGCACCACGTCCAGCTGCGAGAGCACCATCGACGTGGGCAGGTAGGGCTTGTCCTTGCGCGTCTGCTGCCGCAGCCACTGCAGGCGCAGTTGCAGGGGCGTGAGCGGCGTCTTGAGTTCGTGGCTGGCCACGGCGAGGAACTCGTCGCGCAGCAGCACCGAGCGGCGCGCCTCGCGGTAGAGCCGGGCGTTGTCCAGGAACAGCGCCGCGCGGCGGGCCAGGTCCTGCGCCGTGTCCAGGTCCGCCCGGCTGTAGTGACGCGAGGGGCGCACCGCGAGGAACGTGAGCGCGCCCAACGAGCGACCCCGCGCGACGAGCGGCACGGACATGATTCCGTGGAAGCCCACCTCGCGCATGGTCTGGTAGTGCGCGTCGCTCACCGCCACCCGATGCAGCCACGCGTCGTCGATGTCGTCGACGAGCAGGGACTCGGCGTGACGGGCCACGCGCGTGGTGGGGTGGGCGCTGCCCTCGGGTCCCGGCGGGAACTCGCGCACGCGCAAGGCGAGCGGCGCATCGAGCGCGTCGGCGTGCGCCACGGACGTGCGCTGCACGGTGCCCGCCTCGTCGATGATGTCGACGAAGCACCAGTCGGCCATGACGGGCACGCTGAGCCGGGCCAGCGTGTCGAGCGTCACCTTGGGGTCGAGCGACGACGAGGCCAGCAGGCGGCTGGCGTCGGAGAGGAAGGCCGCGCGATGCTCGGCGTCCTCGGCCTCCGTGCGCGCCTGTTGTTCCTCGAGCAGCAGGCGGGCGGACTCCAGCGCCAGGCCCGCGAGGCGGGCGAGGCGGGACAGGGCGACCTCGTCCTCCTGGGTGAAGTCCCCCACCTCCCGGTCGAAGAGGTAGAGCACGCCCGCCTCCGAGGGCAGCGTCACGGCCAGTCGGCCCCGGGGCTCCGCGGCGCGCGTGGTGGCGCGGCGCTCCCGCCGGGCGCGACCTGGACCACCCCTGGAGGGCACGGCATACCCGCCCCAGACCTCATAGGCGCGCGAGAGCGAGGTGACGCTCGCCCCTCGCGTCCTGCCGGGAGCAGGCGTCAGCACCACGGTCGCCTGGTGCGCGCGCGTCAGCCGGCGGGCGACCTCCACGAGCACCGTGAGCGCCTCCTCGACGGTGGCCGCCGAGAGGAGCTGTCGTGAGTCCGCATCCGCCGCCGCGCGCGCCTCTCCCTCGGACATCGGCGCGACAGGTTCCATGGGCATCTCTGACTCCCTTTACACACAACCCGGTCCGGCCCCTCGCGCCTCCAGTCCCCCGTATTCCCCCACCGCTCGCCCACCCTCCAGGCAGCCGGAGTCGTCACGCGTTTGACGCGAGAGGACGACGGCGCGAGGCGCGCTTTCCGTGATGCTGGTGACGGCTGGCTCGGTTGCGTACATTGCGCCCCGTTCGACCCGGGCCCCCTCGCTCCCCCTGTCTCCCGGCACCCGAGGGACCAGGCGCTCGCGGGAGGCCGCCGGGGACGACACGCGCACGGAGGGTTCGGACATGCAGAAGGTGCTCAACTACATCGGCGGAGAGCTCATCCCCGCGCGCGGCGGCCAGTGGCTGGACAAGCCCGAGCCCGCGACGGGCAAGAACTACGCGCAAGTGCCGGACTCGGATGCCACCGACCTCCAGCACGCGGTGGAGGCCGCCCAGCGCGCCTTCCCGGCCTGGGCCGCCACGCCCGCCGCGGAGCGCTCGCGCCTCTTGCGCAAGGTGGCGGACACGATTCGCGAGCGGCTGGATGCGTTCGCCCGCGCGGAGTCCATCGACTCGGGCAAGCCGCTGTCGGTGGCGTCCAGCGTGGACATCCCGCGCAGCATCCTCAACTTCGAGTTCTTCGCGGACGCGGTGACGCAGTTCTCCAGCGAGGCGCACGCCACCGACGGCGTCGCGCTCAACTACACGCTGCGCTCGCCGCTGGGCGTGGTGGGCTGCATCTCGCCGTGGAACCTGCCGCTGTACCTGCTGACGTGGAAGCTCGCGCCCGCGCTGGCCATCGGCAACTGCGTGGTGGCCAAGCCCTCCGAAGTCACCCCGATGACGGCGTTCCTCTTGTCGCAGGTGTGCCGCGACGTGGGCCTGCCGCCCGGCGTGCTCAACATCGTCCACGGCCTGGGCCCCAAGGTGGGCGCGGCCATGAGCGAGCACGCGGACATCCCGGCCATCTCGTTCACCGGCAGCACCCGCGTGGGCGCGGAGATTGCCCGCGTGGCGGCGCCGTCGTTCAAGAAGCTGTCCCTGGAGATGGGCGGGAAGAACCCCAACGTCATCTTCGAGGACTGCGACTTCGAGGAGGCGCTGGCGACGACGGTGCGCTCGTCGTTCTCCAACCAGGGACAGATTTGCCTCTGCGGCCCGCGCATCTTCGTGCAGCGCCCCATCTACGAGCGCTTCCGCGACGCGCTGGTGGCGCGCACGCAGGCGCTCAAGGTGGGCGACCCGCTGGAGGCTGGCACCGAGCAGGGCGCGCTGGTGTCCCAGCAGCACTTCGACAAGGTGATGGGCTACATCGACCTGGCGAAGCAGGAGGGCGGGCGCGTGCTCGCGGGTGGCAAGCGCGCGAGCCTGACGGGCCGCTGCCGCGAGGGCTGGTTCGTGGAGCCCACGCTCATCGAGGGCCTGGACGCGGGCTGCCGCACCAATCAGGAGGAGATTTTCGGCCCGGTGGCCACGCTCATCCCGTTCGACACCGAGGACGAGGTGCTCGCGTGGGCGAACTCGACCAAGTACGGCCTGGCGGCGAGCGTGTGGACGCGGGATTTGAAGCGGGCGCACCGCTTCGCCTCGCGACTGCACAGCGGCATCGTCTGGGTGAACTGCTGGATGCTGCGCGATTTGCGCACGCCGTTCGGCGGGGTGAAGGACTCGGGGGTGGGGCGCGAGGGCGGCTGGGAGGCGCTGCGCTTCTTCACCGAGCCGAAGAACGTGTGCATCAAGCTGTGACGCGCTGGACGGAGACGCGACGTGAGCACCAGTGAGCGAGTCGATTCCCAGAAGGCCCCGGAGCCAGTGGGCCTGTATCCCCACGCACGGCGTGTGGGCAACTTGTTGTTCCTGTCGGGCGTGGGCCCGCGCGAGCGCGGGACGAAGAAGATTCCCGGCGTGGAGCTGGACGCCGAGGGCAACATCACCTCGTACGACATCGAGGCCCAGTGCCACTCGGTGTTCCGCAACGTCCGTTACATCCTCGAGGACGCGGGCTCCTCCTGGGACAAGCTGGTGGACGTCACGGTGTACCTGACGGACATGAAGAAGGACTTCCCCACGTACAACCGCCTGTGGGCGGAGTACTTCAAGGACAACCCGCCGTGCAGGACGACGCTCGAAATCAACCGGCTGCCCACGCCGATTGCCATCGAGCTCAAGT
This genomic interval from Myxococcus guangdongensis contains the following:
- a CDS encoding aldehyde dehydrogenase, whose amino-acid sequence is MQKVLNYIGGELIPARGGQWLDKPEPATGKNYAQVPDSDATDLQHAVEAAQRAFPAWAATPAAERSRLLRKVADTIRERLDAFARAESIDSGKPLSVASSVDIPRSILNFEFFADAVTQFSSEAHATDGVALNYTLRSPLGVVGCISPWNLPLYLLTWKLAPALAIGNCVVAKPSEVTPMTAFLLSQVCRDVGLPPGVLNIVHGLGPKVGAAMSEHADIPAISFTGSTRVGAEIARVAAPSFKKLSLEMGGKNPNVIFEDCDFEEALATTVRSSFSNQGQICLCGPRIFVQRPIYERFRDALVARTQALKVGDPLEAGTEQGALVSQQHFDKVMGYIDLAKQEGGRVLAGGKRASLTGRCREGWFVEPTLIEGLDAGCRTNQEEIFGPVATLIPFDTEDEVLAWANSTKYGLAASVWTRDLKRAHRFASRLHSGIVWVNCWMLRDLRTPFGGVKDSGVGREGGWEALRFFTEPKNVCIKL
- a CDS encoding RidA family protein codes for the protein MSTSERVDSQKAPEPVGLYPHARRVGNLLFLSGVGPRERGTKKIPGVELDAEGNITSYDIEAQCHSVFRNVRYILEDAGSSWDKLVDVTVYLTDMKKDFPTYNRLWAEYFKDNPPCRTTLEINRLPTPIAIELKCIATIGDE